Proteins from a single region of Punica granatum isolate Tunisia-2019 chromosome 8, ASM765513v2, whole genome shotgun sequence:
- the LOC116186949 gene encoding cytosolic sulfotransferase 15-like isoform X2, producing MAENSQPPNNDNQQEIEELISSLPKEKWWRGSGLTLYQNFWVPSDFIRGVITLRRHFIGRDSNILLASKPKTGTTWLKALAFSVLHRAQFRPSVANANHPLCSSNPHDLVPFLEIMLNGQPAGHVPDMSGFTDLQLFATHVPYHFLPESIHQSQSRANLEGGAGDWSMEEFFENFCKGLDFYGPFWDHLLSYWKASCERPERVLFLKYEDLKEDTARNLKRIAEFMGVPFSKEEELDGVVDQIVEMCSLSNLKELDVNKTGDIFGYENKTFFRKGEVGDWANYLSPSMVERLENIMKEKFSPFGLYFTLKKTS from the exons ATGGCCGAAAACTCACAACCTCCGAACAATGACAACCAACAAGAAATAGAAGAGCTAATCTCTTCACTCCCCAAGGAGAAATGGTGGCGCGGCTCAGGCCTCACCCTATACCAGAACTTctgggtcccatccgatttTATTCGAGGAGTCATCACACTCCGGCGCCACTTCATTGGCCGTGATTCCAACATCCTCCTGGCCTCGAAGCCCAAGACGGGTACCACATGGCTCAAGGCCCTGGCCTTCTCTGTCCTCCACCGAGCCCAGTTCCGCCCCTCTGTGGCCAATGCCAACCACCCCTTATGCTCGTCCAATCCCCATGACCTTGTGCCGTTCTTGGAGATCATGCTCAACGGCCAGCCTGCAGGGCATGTCCCCGACATGTCCGGCTTCACTGATCTGCAGCTCTTTGCTACCCATGTGCCATATCACTTCTTGCCAGAATCCATCCACCAGTCCCAGTCCCGG GCCAACCTAGAGGGCGGAGCAGGAGACTGGTCCATGGAGGAGTTCTTCGAAAACTTCTGTAAAGGGTTGGATTTTTACGGCCCGTTTTGGGACCACCTGCTGAGCTACTGGAAGGCAAGCTGCGAGAGGCCTGAGAGGGTTTTGTTCTTGAAGTACGAGGACTTGAAGGAAGACACTGCCAGGAACCTGAAGAGGATCGCGGAGTTCATGGGGGTTCCATTTTCGAAGGAGGAAGAGCTGGACGGCGTCGTTGATCAGATAGTGGAGATGTGCAGTCTGAGCAACTTGAAGGAGTTAGATGTCAACAAGACTGGTGACATTTTTGGCTATGAGAACAAGACCTTTTTCAGGAAAGGCGAGGTCGGGGATTGGGCTAACTATTTGAGTCCTTCCATGGTGGAACGGCTCGAGAACATCATGAAAGAGAAATTCAGCCCGTTTGGATTATATTTCACACTAAAGAAGACCTCCTAA
- the LOC116186949 gene encoding cytosolic sulfotransferase 15-like isoform X1: MAENSQPPNNDNQQEIEELISSLPKEKWWRGSGLTLYQNFWVPSDFIRGVITLRRHFIGRDSNILLASKPKTGTTWLKALAFSVLHRAQFRPSVANANHPLCSSNPHDLVPFLEIMLNGQPAGHVPDMSGFTDLQLFATHVPYHFLPESIHQSQSRVIYICRNPLDTALSSWHFWAQANLEGGAGDWSMEEFFENFCKGLDFYGPFWDHLLSYWKASCERPERVLFLKYEDLKEDTARNLKRIAEFMGVPFSKEEELDGVVDQIVEMCSLSNLKELDVNKTGDIFGYENKTFFRKGEVGDWANYLSPSMVERLENIMKEKFSPFGLYFTLKKTS, encoded by the exons ATGGCCGAAAACTCACAACCTCCGAACAATGACAACCAACAAGAAATAGAAGAGCTAATCTCTTCACTCCCCAAGGAGAAATGGTGGCGCGGCTCAGGCCTCACCCTATACCAGAACTTctgggtcccatccgatttTATTCGAGGAGTCATCACACTCCGGCGCCACTTCATTGGCCGTGATTCCAACATCCTCCTGGCCTCGAAGCCCAAGACGGGTACCACATGGCTCAAGGCCCTGGCCTTCTCTGTCCTCCACCGAGCCCAGTTCCGCCCCTCTGTGGCCAATGCCAACCACCCCTTATGCTCGTCCAATCCCCATGACCTTGTGCCGTTCTTGGAGATCATGCTCAACGGCCAGCCTGCAGGGCATGTCCCCGACATGTCCGGCTTCACTGATCTGCAGCTCTTTGCTACCCATGTGCCATATCACTTCTTGCCAGAATCCATCCACCAGTCCCAGTCCCGG GTGATTTACATTTGCCGGAACCCGCTTGACACGGCTCTGTCATCGTGGCACTTCTGGGCCCAGGCCAACCTAGAGGGCGGAGCAGGAGACTGGTCCATGGAGGAGTTCTTCGAAAACTTCTGTAAAGGGTTGGATTTTTACGGCCCGTTTTGGGACCACCTGCTGAGCTACTGGAAGGCAAGCTGCGAGAGGCCTGAGAGGGTTTTGTTCTTGAAGTACGAGGACTTGAAGGAAGACACTGCCAGGAACCTGAAGAGGATCGCGGAGTTCATGGGGGTTCCATTTTCGAAGGAGGAAGAGCTGGACGGCGTCGTTGATCAGATAGTGGAGATGTGCAGTCTGAGCAACTTGAAGGAGTTAGATGTCAACAAGACTGGTGACATTTTTGGCTATGAGAACAAGACCTTTTTCAGGAAAGGCGAGGTCGGGGATTGGGCTAACTATTTGAGTCCTTCCATGGTGGAACGGCTCGAGAACATCATGAAAGAGAAATTCAGCCCGTTTGGATTATATTTCACACTAAAGAAGACCTCCTAA
- the LOC116189006 gene encoding protein FAR1-RELATED SEQUENCE 6-like, giving the protein MEIDSTPVEEEPAALSSGETVNGSNLDSHESKESSLDTEEPVPKVGMVFNTEEEICDYFKRYAYQQGFGVRKVSTKSDTDRQARYYSLACSRGGKNLSTAKNYLTARPSIKTDCKAKINVIVSSDGGCTISRVFLEHNHALSPKNSKFQRSHWKRGNYSKRRLELNDRASVPLNKNLHSPVIGIAGYVNSLFGDKDSRQYVAKVGQFKLGIGDAEALRDYFVRMQRRNSNFFYVIDMDSEGRLRNAFWADSRSKATYEYFGDVVSFDTTYVTSKYNVPLASFVGVNHHGQSVLFGSALLSREDVDTYVWLFRSWMEFMGGRSPNVVITDQCRLIQIAIAEVLPQSHHCFGLWYIMRKLPEKLGGFPQYEEVRMAFDSILNESMEPGEFDEKWSRMIEYYNLQGNEWLSSLFGDRRHWAPVYVKSIFWAGNQIMNSFFDDYVNSKTSLKQFVELYDSAMKSKIEKENKADYDSYSSNYKLITDCHFEKQFQEAYTNSIFKLFQDELKGMLYCNSVMSKAEGAISEFDVSDILRGKDGNSKRKVVYFVRYNEAACDIKCSCSLFESRGLVCRHIAKILIEKDVREIPSRYILTRWRKDIKRRHSHVTSCYEDRDLSQQSMRLDKLRASFSEAAEVAINSQEKYDFLLKYIEEAKRKLMDASG; this is encoded by the coding sequence ATGGAGATAGATTCTACACCTGTAGAAGAGGAACCGGCTGCATTATCAAGTGGGGAAACAGTAAATGGCAGTAATCTTGATAGCCATGAATCTAAAGAATCTTCACTTGATACTGAGGAACCCGTCCCCAAAGTTGGGATGGTGTTCAATACAGAGGAAGAAATTTGTGATTACTTCAAGAGATACGCATATCAACAAGGATTTGGGGTTCGAAAAGTCAGCACAAAAAGTGACACGGACAGGCAGGCAAGATACTACTCGTTAGCTTGTAGTAGAGGAGGCAAAAATCTGTCAACTGCAAAGAATTATTTGACCGCAAGGCCCTCAATCAAAACTGACTGTAAGGCCAAGATCAATGTAATTGTGAGTAGTGATGGAGGATGCACGATATCCCGTGTTTTTTTGGAGCACAATCATGCTTTGAGCCCAAAAAATTCGAAATTTCAGAGGTCTCACTGGAAGAGAGGGAATTATTCTAAGAGAAGGCTTGAGCTGAATGACCGAGCAAGCGTTCCTTTGAACAAAAATCTTCATTCTCCGGTAATTGGAATCGCGGGTTATGTGAATTCTTTGTTTGGTGACAAGGATTCCAGGCAATATGTTGCAAAGGTGGGACAGTTCAAACTTGGGATTGGGGATGCAGAGGCACTTCGTGATTACTTTGTTCGTATGCAAAGAAGAAACTCCAATTTCTTCTACGTGATTGATATGGACAGTGAGGGCCGTTTGAGGAATGCTTTTTGGGCGGATTCAAGGTCCAAGGCGACTTATGAATATTTTGGGGATGTGGTATCATTTGACACTACCTATGTAACCAGCAAATACAATGTGCCCTTGGCGTCTTTTGTTGGAGTGAATCATCATGGGCAATCTGTGTTGTTCGGAAGTGCATTGCTCTCAAGGGAGGATGTAGATACTTATGTTTGGTTATTCAGGTCGTGGATGGAGTTCATGGGCGGCCGGTCTCCAAATGTGGTAATTACAGATCAGTGTAGGCTTATTCAAATTGCAATTGCGGAAGTTCTCCCGCAGTCACATCATTGTTTTGGCCTTTGGTACATCATGAGAAAGCTTCCCGAAAAGTTGGGAGGGTTTCCCCAATATGAAGAAGTAAGAATGGCCTTTGACAGTATTCTGAATGAGTCCATGGAGCCTGGAGAGTTTGATGAGAAGTGGTCGAGAATGATCGAATATTATAATCTTCAAGGAAATGAATGGTTGAGTTCCTTATTCGGGGATCGCCGTCACTGGGCCCCAGTGTACGTGAAGAGTATATTTTGGGCGGGAAATCAAATCATGAATTCCTTCTTTGATGATTACGTTAACTCGAAGACATCTTTGAAGCAATTCGTGGAGCTTTATGACAGCGCAATGAAAAGCAAGATCGAGAAGGAAAATAAGGCAGATTATGATTCTTATTCGTCAAACTACAAGCTGATCACTGATTGTCACTTTGAGAAGCAATTTCAGGAGGCTTACACCAACAGTATTTTCAAACTGTTCCAAGATGAGTTAAAAGGAATGCTTTATTGCAATTCCGTGATGTCGAAAGCAGAAGGTGCAATATCTGAGTTTGATGTCTCTGACATACTAAGAGGAAAAGACGGAAATTCGAAGAGGAAAGTCGTGTATTTTGTGCGCTACAATGAAGCTGCATGCGACATAAAATGCTCATGCAGCCTATTCGAGTCTAGAGGGCTTGTTTGTAGACATATTGCGAAGATTTTGATCGAGAAGGATGTAAGAGAAATCCCATCCCGTTATATTCTAACTCGGTGGAGGAAAGATATCAAGCGGCGGCACTCCCATGTGACTAGTTGTTACGAGGACCGGGATTTGAGTCAGCAGAGTATGAGACTAGATAAGCTGCGCGCAAGCTTCTCTGAGGCTGCAGAGGTTGCCATCAACTCCCAAGAGAAGTACGACTTCTTATTGAAGTACATTGAAGAGGCAAAGAGAAAGCTCATGGATGCCTCAGGGTGA
- the LOC116189524 gene encoding uncharacterized protein LOC116189524, whose translation MEGVRSRVMIAVVVAVLLASCSTYVDALPRKNAWLCKVFCEVRCGPIPKADECILECMDGCINDKASPLNNCNFGCVMTSCLDNSDPESKRSCGDSCSKGCQESYAQH comes from the exons ATGGAAGGCGTTAGATCAAGGGTGATGATCGCGGTTGTTGTTGCAGTCCTTCTTGCATCCTGCTCGACCTACGTTGATGCGCTGCCACGAAAAAATGCGTGGTTGTGCAAGGTATTCTGCGAAGTTCGTTGTGGCCCCATCCCAAAGGCAGATGAATGTATTCTTGAGTGCATGGATGGTTGCATTAACGACAAGGCATCTCCTCTTAACAACTGCAACTTTGGCTGCGTGATGACTTCTTGCCTTGACAACTCCG ATCCCGAGAGTAAGAGAAGCTGTGGAGATTCATGCTCCAAGGGTTGCCAAGAATCTTATGCCCAGCATTAG